One genomic region from Gemmatimonadota bacterium encodes:
- a CDS encoding aminotransferase class I/II-fold pyridoxal phosphate-dependent enzyme — protein sequence MKSSFGAGVQRTAEALSAQGKDANQIAKIVCDQDPEGYNYGIGIVVDGRGQAWPTSETLLDYARAEIGNSLLGEYMSTASLASPLKEAVLRWQRVPKEYWDRFSLLIPSDAGTGAVKTAVEMALQLYPGLRAIGVEELSWPAYKAIARMSRISCREYPIGDIMDAPDLLRVYQAGPMNTTGRVQSRETMGNRAAAAEGRPVLLDRAYSGFEYARLLDSRGYDGIMAMSYDDQIRPFIENDAPFWVSVSPTKSFGTFALRPCGMLLVHCPDPSRAEEAAALANTVARARGSSFEHPVTRAFVSALVHDLERLEREHADILRRVAAAEQAWKNRSAGTPLAELFTDGYAGLFRNPRVGDEAQAAIYGAHLYPVFTPDRCRLNVTGLPEDEDIAGDHVAVFARFCQG from the coding sequence ATGAAATCGTCCTTCGGCGCCGGCGTCCAGCGGACGGCGGAAGCGTTGAGCGCCCAAGGCAAGGACGCCAACCAGATCGCGAAGATCGTATGCGACCAGGACCCCGAGGGGTACAACTACGGCATCGGTATTGTGGTGGACGGGCGGGGCCAGGCATGGCCGACTTCCGAGACGCTGCTCGATTACGCGAGGGCCGAAATCGGTAACAGCCTGCTCGGCGAATACATGAGCACCGCTTCCCTTGCCTCACCGTTGAAGGAGGCGGTGCTGCGCTGGCAGCGCGTCCCGAAGGAATACTGGGATCGCTTCTCGCTGCTGATTCCCTCGGATGCCGGCACCGGCGCGGTCAAGACGGCCGTTGAGATGGCCCTGCAGCTATACCCCGGCCTACGGGCGATCGGCGTGGAGGAACTTTCCTGGCCCGCTTACAAGGCCATCGCCCGGATGAGCAGGATCTCGTGCCGCGAATATCCAATCGGAGACATCATGGATGCGCCCGACCTCCTGCGGGTCTACCAGGCGGGTCCCATGAACACGACCGGCCGCGTACAGTCCCGGGAGACCATGGGCAACCGGGCGGCCGCCGCGGAGGGACGGCCCGTGCTGCTGGACCGGGCCTATTCAGGATTCGAGTACGCCCGCCTCCTCGATTCCCGCGGGTACGACGGGATCATGGCGATGAGCTACGACGACCAGATCCGGCCCTTCATCGAAAACGACGCGCCCTTCTGGGTGTCCGTCAGCCCCACCAAATCCTTCGGCACCTTCGCTCTCCGGCCCTGCGGGATGCTGCTGGTACACTGTCCCGACCCGTCCCGCGCCGAAGAGGCCGCGGCACTCGCCAACACGGTGGCGCGCGCCCGGGGCTCGTCCTTCGAACATCCTGTTACACGGGCCTTTGTTTCGGCTCTGGTCCACGATCTCGAGCGCCTGGAACGCGAACATGCAGACATCCTGCGGCGCGTGGCCGCGGCGGAGCAAGCATGGAAGAACAGATCCGCCGGAACGCCGCTCGCTGAGCTGTTCACGGACGGCTACGCCGGCCTGTTCCGCAATCCCCGCGTGGGAGACGAAGCCCAGGCGGCGATCTACGGCGCCCACCTTTATCCGGTTTTTACGCCCGACCGCTGCAGGCTCAATGTCACCGGGCTTCCTGAAGACGAGGATATCGCCGGAGACCACGTAGCGGTCTTCGCGAGGTTTTGCCAGGGATAG